In Notolabrus celidotus isolate fNotCel1 chromosome 10, fNotCel1.pri, whole genome shotgun sequence, one DNA window encodes the following:
- the umps gene encoding uridine 5'-monophosphate synthase — MDNDSIDSLILKLHDVDAVKFGEYKLKTGMMTPIYIDLRVLVSHPALMNQVSSLIYQRVQEEGLQFDNVCGVPYTALPLATIICSRNELPMLIRRKEAKDYGTKRLVEGSFQEGDTCLIIEDTVTSGTSILETAEVLYAGGLKVTDAVVLMDREQGGVAMLASQGIKLHPIISMFKLLNVLLAAERIDAQTAQSVRKFILDNNTFSSKKENGNGVSATKKQRLETELSYGDRAKLPDVHPLASKLLKIMEEKESNLCVSADVTSSEELLKLADSLGPKMCMLKTHVDILKDYTEAFNQKLQALAEKHNFLIFEDRKFADIGNTVKHQYEGGLYQISSWSHIVNAHAVPGPGVVKGLSAVGKPMGRGCLLIGEMSSQGSLATGEYTKAVLKMAEEHTDFVIGFICGSKISKRPEFIHMTPGVQIQAGGDVLGQQYTTPEDVLFNKGSDVIIVGRGILEAPDRLKAAESYRKSGWEAYTRRLSKTDQ; from the exons ATGGACAACGATTCAATCGACAGTTTGATCCTGAAGCTGCACGATGTGGACGCGGTGAAGTTTGGAGAGTACAAGCTAAAGACCGGAATGATGACTCCTATTTACATCGACCTGAGAGTGCTCGTGTCCCACCCAGCGCTCATGAACCAG GTTTCAAGTCTCATCTACCAGCGTGTGCAAGAAGAGGGGCTGCAGTTCGACAATGTGTGTGGGGTTCCATACACAGCTCTGCCTTTGGCCACAATCATCTgttcaagaaatgagctacctATGCTTATCAGAAGGAAGGAGGCCAAGGACTATG GAACCAAGCGTCTGGTGGAGGGTTCATTCCAAGAGGGGGATACATGTCTGATCATTGAAGACACAGTGACCAGTGGCACCAGCATCCTGGAGACTGCTGAAGTGCTCTACGCAGGAGGACTGAAG GTGACAGATGCTGTAGTCCTGATGGACAGAGAGCAAGGTGGCGTAGCGATGTTAGCTTCTCAGGGAATCAAACTCCATCCGATCATCTCCATGTTTAAGCTGCTCAATGTGCTGCTGGCAGCTGAACGCATTGACGCCCAAACCGCCCAGAGTGTCCGCAAGTTCATCTTGGACAATAACACTTTCAG CTCCAAAAAGGAGAACGGCAATGGAGTTTCAGCCACGAAGAAGCAACGTCTAGAGACAGAGCTGAGCTATGGAGACAGAGCCAAACTACCAG ATGTTCACCCTTTAGCATCAAAGCTTTTAAAGATCATGGAGGAGAAAGAGTccaacctgtgtgtgtctgccgaTGTGACAAGCAGCGAGGAGCTCCTTAAGCTGGCAGACTCTCTAGGCCCAAAAATGTGCATGCTGAAGACCCATGTAGATATTTTAAAG GACTACACAGAGGCCTTCAACCAGAAACTGCAGGCTTTGGCTGAGAAACACAACTTCCTCATATTTGAGGATCGAAAATTTGCTGACATTGGGAACACAGTGAAGCATCAGTATGAAG GTGGCTTGTACCAGATCTCATCTTGGTCCCACATAGTCAATGCTCATGCGGTGCCGGGGCCGGGTGTCGTGAAGGGTCTCAGCGCTGTAGGGAAGCCTATGGGCCGAGGTTGTTTGCTCATAGGAGAGATGAGCTCCCAGGGCTCTCTAGCTACTGGAGAGTACACAAAGGCCGTG CTGAAGATGGCGGAGGAGCACACAGACTTTGTGATCGGGTTTATCTGTGGCTCCAAGATCTCAAAGAGGCCGGAGTTCATTCATATGACCCCTGGGGTGCAGATACAGGCTGGAG GTGATGTGTTGGGCCAGCAGTACACCACTCCAGAGGACGTCCTCTTCAACAAAGGCTCTGATGTCATCATCGTTGGCCGAGGCATCTTGGAGGCTCCTGATAGGCTGAAGGCTGCTGAGTCATACAGAAAGTCAGGCTGGGAGGCTTACACCAGAAGACTGAGCAAGACCGACCAATAG